One stretch of Amycolatopsis sp. NBC_00345 DNA includes these proteins:
- a CDS encoding methyltransferase yields the protein MDLPSIRAMADLATPMSIRVAATLSLAERAGSEGATAEHLAAETGTAAPALRRLLDHLVAIGVFALDAGRYRPTDLGAQLREDAPEGIKPLLDITCAGGRAELAFVELLGTVTTGAPAYEQRYGREFWADLGTDPKLRRSFDAQMNWRFQAQAPQIAERFEWSRFTEVLDVGGGDGIVLAEILRAHPALRGRVLDLEPTSAAAARRFAATGLDDRGGAVSGSFFDPLPTGADAYLLSDILHDWDDEHAREILAGCRRAATPDGTVVVIEAVLGQGTGTAMDLFMLMCFGGRERTVGELAALGADAGLVLRGSGPVADGRTALEFGVAG from the coding sequence ATGGACCTGCCTTCGATTCGAGCCATGGCCGATCTCGCCACCCCGATGTCCATCCGGGTGGCCGCGACGCTCAGCCTGGCCGAGCGCGCGGGGAGCGAAGGGGCGACGGCGGAGCACCTCGCCGCCGAGACCGGAACCGCGGCACCGGCCCTCCGGCGTTTGCTCGACCACCTGGTCGCGATCGGCGTCTTCGCTCTCGACGCGGGCCGTTACCGCCCCACCGATCTCGGCGCCCAGCTGAGGGAGGACGCCCCGGAAGGCATCAAGCCCTTACTCGACATCACCTGTGCCGGCGGCCGCGCCGAACTCGCCTTCGTCGAGCTGCTCGGGACGGTCACGACGGGCGCCCCCGCCTACGAACAGCGGTACGGCCGTGAATTCTGGGCCGACCTCGGCACCGACCCGAAACTACGGCGCTCGTTCGACGCCCAGATGAATTGGCGGTTCCAGGCGCAGGCACCGCAGATCGCCGAACGCTTCGAGTGGAGCCGGTTCACCGAGGTCCTGGACGTCGGCGGGGGTGACGGGATCGTGCTCGCCGAGATCCTGCGGGCGCATCCCGCGCTGCGCGGGCGGGTACTGGACCTGGAGCCGACGAGCGCCGCGGCCGCCCGCCGGTTCGCGGCTACCGGGCTCGACGACCGGGGCGGCGCCGTTTCCGGCAGCTTCTTCGACCCGCTTCCCACGGGGGCCGACGCCTATCTCCTGTCCGACATCCTGCACGACTGGGACGACGAGCACGCCCGCGAGATCCTGGCCGGCTGCCGCCGCGCCGCCACGCCGGACGGCACCGTGGTGGTGATCGAAGCGGTGCTGGGGCAAGGGACCGGCACCGCGATGGACCTGTTCATGCTGATGTGTTTCGGCGGCCGGGAACGGACGGTCGGCGAGCTGGCCGCGCTGGGTGCCGACGCCGGGCTCGTGCTCCGCGGGTCCGGGCCGGTCGCGGACGGGCGGACGGCGCTGGAGTTCGGCGTCGCGGGCTGA
- a CDS encoding glycosyltransferase family 39 protein → MTAVATPARPAVPDRAPRKTDPRWVRPALLLLLVATAGLYLWDLGASGWANAFYSAAAQAGSESWKALFFGSSDAANGITVDKTPAAVWVMSLSARLFGVNAWSILVPQALMGVGSTWLLYATVRRTSGAAAGLLAGAVLTLTPAAALIFRFNNPDSLLVLLLVAGAYCTVRALEKASPKWLMLAGAAVGFGFLAKMLQAFLVLPAFGLAYLIAAPTGLGKRLLHLAAATGAVVVSAGWYLAVVTLWPAADRPFIGGSQNNSLLELTLGYNGFGRITGDETGSVGGGGGGGGWGSTGLFRLFGSEMAGGIAWLIPAALLALGAGLWFTRRAPRTDPGRAALVVWGGWLLVTAAVFSFMGGIIHPYYMVALAPAIAALVGTAAVQLWRLRSEPAAAGLLSGGVALTAVTTYVLLIRDSSWQPWLAPAVLVAGLLSAVALFFVNQLGRAAARGVAVLGLVTLLAGSGAYSLATAATTHSGAIPSAGPSSGQGFGGGMPGGAGGGRAGGPGGNGGGRGGGMAGGLLGTSLPGTNLTALLVQDAGQYRWTAATVGSNNAAGYQLGSGRPVLAVGGFNGTDPYPTLQQFQQYVQSGQIHYFLGEGMTMQGDSGSDYAEQIAEWVAANYTPTTVDGVTVYDLTT, encoded by the coding sequence ATGACCGCAGTCGCGACCCCCGCCCGGCCGGCCGTCCCGGACCGGGCCCCTCGAAAGACCGACCCCCGCTGGGTCCGCCCCGCGCTCCTGCTCCTGCTCGTCGCGACCGCGGGGCTCTACCTGTGGGACCTCGGCGCCTCCGGATGGGCCAACGCGTTCTACTCGGCCGCCGCGCAAGCCGGTTCGGAAAGCTGGAAGGCGCTGTTCTTCGGCTCCAGCGACGCCGCCAACGGCATCACCGTCGACAAGACCCCCGCCGCGGTCTGGGTGATGAGCCTGTCCGCGCGGCTGTTCGGGGTGAACGCCTGGAGCATCCTCGTCCCGCAGGCCCTGATGGGCGTCGGCTCCACCTGGCTGCTGTACGCCACGGTGCGGCGGACGTCGGGGGCCGCGGCCGGGCTGCTGGCGGGCGCCGTCCTCACGCTCACCCCCGCCGCCGCGCTGATCTTCCGCTTCAACAACCCGGACTCGCTGCTGGTGCTGCTGCTCGTGGCCGGCGCGTACTGCACCGTCCGAGCGCTGGAAAAGGCGAGCCCGAAGTGGCTCATGCTGGCCGGCGCCGCGGTCGGGTTCGGGTTCCTCGCCAAGATGCTGCAGGCGTTCCTCGTGCTGCCCGCGTTCGGCCTGGCGTACCTGATCGCCGCGCCGACCGGGCTGGGCAAACGCTTGCTGCACCTGGCCGCCGCGACGGGCGCGGTGGTCGTCTCGGCGGGCTGGTACCTCGCGGTGGTGACGCTGTGGCCGGCCGCCGACCGGCCGTTCATCGGCGGCTCGCAGAACAACAGCCTGCTCGAACTCACCTTGGGCTACAACGGTTTCGGCCGCATCACCGGCGACGAGACCGGCAGCGTCGGCGGTGGCGGAGGTGGCGGCGGCTGGGGCAGCACCGGTCTGTTCCGGCTGTTCGGCAGCGAGATGGCGGGCGGTATCGCGTGGCTGATCCCGGCCGCGCTGCTCGCCCTCGGCGCCGGGCTCTGGTTCACCCGCCGCGCGCCGCGCACGGACCCCGGCCGCGCCGCGCTGGTCGTCTGGGGCGGCTGGCTGCTGGTGACGGCGGCCGTGTTCAGCTTCATGGGCGGCATCATCCACCCGTACTACATGGTCGCGCTGGCCCCGGCGATCGCCGCGCTCGTCGGCACGGCCGCGGTGCAGTTGTGGCGCCTGCGCTCGGAACCGGCCGCCGCCGGGCTGCTCAGCGGCGGCGTCGCCCTGACCGCGGTGACCACTTACGTCCTGCTGATCCGCGATTCCTCATGGCAGCCGTGGCTCGCCCCGGCTGTGCTTGTGGCCGGGCTGCTCTCGGCCGTCGCGCTGTTCTTCGTCAACCAGCTCGGCCGCGCCGCCGCCCGCGGGGTCGCCGTGCTGGGCCTGGTGACGCTGCTCGCCGGGTCCGGCGCGTACAGCCTCGCGACCGCCGCGACCACGCACAGCGGCGCCATCCCGTCGGCCGGACCGAGCAGCGGACAGGGCTTCGGCGGCGGGATGCCCGGGGGTGCCGGTGGGGGCAGGGCAGGCGGTCCCGGCGGAAACGGCGGCGGGCGCGGCGGCGGCATGGCGGGCGGACTGCTCGGCACCTCGTTGCCCGGCACCAATCTCACCGCCCTGCTGGTTCAGGACGCCGGGCAGTACCGCTGGACGGCCGCGACCGTCGGCTCCAACAACGCCGCCGGGTACCAGCTCGGCAGCGGCCGGCCCGTGCTCGCCGTGGGCGGCTTCAACGGGACCGACCCGTACCCGACGTTGCAGCAGTTCCAGCAGTACGTCCAGAGTGGACAGATCCACTACTTCCTCGGCGAGGGCATGACGATGCAGGGCGACAGCGGCAGCGACTACGCCGAGCAGATCGCCGAGTGGGTGGCCGCGAACTACACACCGACCACTGTGGACGGTGTCACGGTGTACGACCTGACCACCTGA